One genomic segment of Sminthopsis crassicaudata isolate SCR6 chromosome 2, ASM4859323v1, whole genome shotgun sequence includes these proteins:
- the ANGEL1 gene encoding protein angel homolog 1 isoform X2: MRKKKKKKAFRSGKHVRDVDALSCSRFPACLRRELENFSFGTFFCCRSGRKKKAVLTKFSKPTLCSILNSYLIAQLFCVMMYPAGPGSGDSPEGFPEQQRLQPQIGDCTARTLDAFFTCRKNALLAKSSSPQVEGGFAMAPRGLDQEEREGLLHQWREEGASRLPSSVNEGPPLEKGLASGSLALLMASPEEQRDAASEDKWSNVQLSDLRATETLEEPFSDLAGIPGEEQLEGVDGTVWTAVPMQAGPQFADCAVLPVGTLTTERWEEDPAVVAWSIAPESVPEEEAPVWPFEGLGQLQPPPVEIPYHEILWREWEDLSVQPDPQGLDSGEAPQFQFTVMSYNILAQDLVQQSSELYMHCHPDILNWNYRFSNLVQEFQHWDPDILCLQEVQEDHYWEQLEPTLRMMGFTCFYKRRTGCKTDGCAVCYKHSRFRLLCASPVEYFRPGLELLNRDNVGLVLLLQPLVPESLGQITVGPLCVANTHVLYNPRRGDVKLAQVAILLAEVDKVARLADGSYCPIILCGDLNSVPDSPLYNFIRNGQLQYQGMPAWKVSGQEDFSHQLYQRKLLTPLWPSSLGITDSCQYVTPCHPKRSERRKYGRDFLLRFRFCDSAFQRPMGLVLIEGVTDARPERPAGWSQSLPEADPPDPEPFFPRASGTIQHSLNLTSVYSHFLPQQGRPEVTTMPLGLGATVDYIFFSAEPCENGHRASRRLYRDGALKLLGRLSLLSEDVLWAANGLPNPFCSSDHLCLLASFGMEVTAP; this comes from the exons cttttctgtGTCATGATGTACCCAGCCGGTCCTGGGTCTGGAGACTCCCCAGAAGGCTTTCCTGAACAACAGAGACTCCAGCCACAAATTGGAGACTGCACAGCCCGGACACTGG ATGCTTTCTTCACGTGTCGGAAAAATGCTCTCCTGGCCAAGAGCTCGTCCCCCCAGGTGGAGGGTGGCTTTGCCATGGCCCCTCGGGGCCTAGACCAGGAAGAGCGGGAAGGCCTGCTGCACCAGTGGCGAGAGGAAGGGGCCAGCAGGCTGCCCTCATCTGTCAATGAAGGGCCTCCTCTAGAGAAGGGGCTGGCCTCAGGCAGCTTGGCTCTTTTGATGGCCAGCCCTGAAGAGCAGCGGGATGCTGCTTCAGAGGATAAGTGGTCCAATGTTCAGCTGAGTGACTTGCGGGCTACAGAGACCCTGGAGGAGCCTTTCTCCGACTTGGCTGGGATCCCAGGAGAGGAGCAGCTGGAAGGTGTGGATGGCACAGTATGGACTGCTGTCCCAATGCAGGCAGGACCCCAATTTGCAGATTGTGCTGTCCTGCCTGTGGGCACCCTTACTACAGAGCGGTGGGAAGAGGACCCTGCAGTTGTGGCTTGGAGCATAGCACCAGAGTCAGTGCCAGAGGAGGAAGCACCAGTTTGGCCCTTTGAGGGTCTTGGTCAATTGCAGCCTCCTCCGGTTGAAATACCTTATCATG AAATCTTGTGGCGAGAATGGGAGGATCTCTCTGTCCAGCCAGATCCTCAAGGCCTAGATTCGGGGGAGGCTCCTCAGTTCCAGTTTACTGTCATGTCATATAATATCCTGGCCCAGGACCTGGTACAACAGAGCTCTGAGCTCTACATGCACTGCCATCCAGACATTCTGAATTGGAATTATCGATTCTCCAACCTTGTGCAGGAATTCCAGCACTGGGACCCTGAC ATTCTTTGTCTCCAGGAGGTTCAGGAAGACCACTACTGGGAACAACTAGAGCCAACACTGCGGATGATGG GCTTTACTTGTTTCTACAAGAGGAGGACTGGGTGTAAGACAGATGGCTGTGCTGTTTGCTACAAACATTCCAGGTTCCGACTGCTTTGTGCCAGTCCTGTGGAGTATTTCCGGCCTGGTCTGGAGCTCCTTAACCGGGATAATGTGGGATTGGTTCTGCTACTACAGCCACTGGTCCCAGAGAGCTTGGGACAGATAACCGTGGGTCCCCTGTGTGTGGCCAACACCCATGTGCTGTACAACCCCCGTAGGGGTGATGTCAAGCTGGCTCAGGTGGCCATCCTCCTGGCTGAAGTGGATAAGGTAGCAAGGTTAGCAGATGGCAGTTACTGCCCCATCATCTTGTGCGGGGACCTCAACTCTGTCCCTGACTCGCCACTCTACAACTTCATCAGGAATGGACAACTCCAGTACCAAGGCATGCCAGCTTGGAAG GTGTCTGGGCAGGAAGATTTCTCCCATCAGCTTTACCAGCGGAAGCTGCTGACCCCACTGTGGCCTAGCTCCTTGGGCATCACTGACAGCTGTCAGTACGTTACTCCCTGTCACCCCAAGAGATCAG AGAGACGCAAGTATGGCCGGGACTTCCTGCTGCGTTTCCGCTTCTGTGACAGTGCCTTCCAGCGGCCGATGGGACTGGTCCTGATTGAAGGAGTGACAGATGCTAGACCAG AGCGTCCTGCTGGCTGGTCCCAGTCTCTCCCTGAAGCGGACCCACCTGATCCGGAACCCTTCTTCCCCAG GGCTTCGGGCACCATCCAGCATAGCCTCAACCTGACCTCAGTTTATAGCCACTTCCTGCCCCAGCAAGGCCGCCCAGAGGTCACCACAATGCCCTTGGGTCTTGGAGCGACAGTGGATTACATTTTCTTCTCGGCTGAACCCTGCGAAAATGGACACAGAGCGA GTCGCAGGCTATACCGGGACGGAGCCCTCAAGTTGCTTGGccgtctctccctcctctccgaAGATGTCCTTTGGGCTGCCAATGGCTTACCCAACCCCTTCTGTTCTTCAGACCACCTCTGCCTGTTGGCCAGCTTTGGGATGGAGGTCACCGCCCCATGA
- the ANGEL1 gene encoding protein angel homolog 1 isoform X1, whose protein sequence is MRKKKKKKAFRSGKHVRDVDALSCSRFPACLRRELENFSFGTFFCCRSGRKKKAVLTKFSKPTLCSILNSYLIAQLFCVMMYPAGPGSGDSPEGFPEQQRLQPQIGDCTARTLDAFFTCRKNALLAKSSSPQVEGGFAMAPRGLDQEEREGLLHQWREEGASRLPSSVNEGPPLEKGLASGSLALLMASPEEQRDAASEDKWSNVQLSDLRATETLEEPFSDLAGIPGEEQLEGVDGTVWTAVPMQAGPQFADCAVLPVGTLTTERWEEDPAVVAWSIAPESVPEEEAPVWPFEGLGQLQPPPVEIPYHEILWREWEDLSVQPDPQGLDSGEAPQFQFTVMSYNILAQDLVQQSSELYMHCHPDILNWNYRFSNLVQEFQHWDPDILCLQEVQEDHYWEQLEPTLRMMGFTCFYKRRTGCKTDGCAVCYKHSRFRLLCASPVEYFRPGLELLNRDNVGLVLLLQPLVPESLGQITVGPLCVANTHVLYNPRRGDVKLAQVAILLAEVDKVARLADGSYCPIILCGDLNSVPDSPLYNFIRNGQLQYQGMPAWKVSGQEDFSHQLYQRKLLTPLWPSSLGITDSCQYVTPCHPKRSERRKYGRDFLLRFRFCDSAFQRPMGLVLIEGVTDARPERPAGWSQSLPEADPPDPEPFFPRASGTIQHSLNLTSVYSHFLPQQGRPEVTTMPLGLGATVDYIFFSAEPCENGHRASESGRRLYRDGALKLLGRLSLLSEDVLWAANGLPNPFCSSDHLCLLASFGMEVTAP, encoded by the exons cttttctgtGTCATGATGTACCCAGCCGGTCCTGGGTCTGGAGACTCCCCAGAAGGCTTTCCTGAACAACAGAGACTCCAGCCACAAATTGGAGACTGCACAGCCCGGACACTGG ATGCTTTCTTCACGTGTCGGAAAAATGCTCTCCTGGCCAAGAGCTCGTCCCCCCAGGTGGAGGGTGGCTTTGCCATGGCCCCTCGGGGCCTAGACCAGGAAGAGCGGGAAGGCCTGCTGCACCAGTGGCGAGAGGAAGGGGCCAGCAGGCTGCCCTCATCTGTCAATGAAGGGCCTCCTCTAGAGAAGGGGCTGGCCTCAGGCAGCTTGGCTCTTTTGATGGCCAGCCCTGAAGAGCAGCGGGATGCTGCTTCAGAGGATAAGTGGTCCAATGTTCAGCTGAGTGACTTGCGGGCTACAGAGACCCTGGAGGAGCCTTTCTCCGACTTGGCTGGGATCCCAGGAGAGGAGCAGCTGGAAGGTGTGGATGGCACAGTATGGACTGCTGTCCCAATGCAGGCAGGACCCCAATTTGCAGATTGTGCTGTCCTGCCTGTGGGCACCCTTACTACAGAGCGGTGGGAAGAGGACCCTGCAGTTGTGGCTTGGAGCATAGCACCAGAGTCAGTGCCAGAGGAGGAAGCACCAGTTTGGCCCTTTGAGGGTCTTGGTCAATTGCAGCCTCCTCCGGTTGAAATACCTTATCATG AAATCTTGTGGCGAGAATGGGAGGATCTCTCTGTCCAGCCAGATCCTCAAGGCCTAGATTCGGGGGAGGCTCCTCAGTTCCAGTTTACTGTCATGTCATATAATATCCTGGCCCAGGACCTGGTACAACAGAGCTCTGAGCTCTACATGCACTGCCATCCAGACATTCTGAATTGGAATTATCGATTCTCCAACCTTGTGCAGGAATTCCAGCACTGGGACCCTGAC ATTCTTTGTCTCCAGGAGGTTCAGGAAGACCACTACTGGGAACAACTAGAGCCAACACTGCGGATGATGG GCTTTACTTGTTTCTACAAGAGGAGGACTGGGTGTAAGACAGATGGCTGTGCTGTTTGCTACAAACATTCCAGGTTCCGACTGCTTTGTGCCAGTCCTGTGGAGTATTTCCGGCCTGGTCTGGAGCTCCTTAACCGGGATAATGTGGGATTGGTTCTGCTACTACAGCCACTGGTCCCAGAGAGCTTGGGACAGATAACCGTGGGTCCCCTGTGTGTGGCCAACACCCATGTGCTGTACAACCCCCGTAGGGGTGATGTCAAGCTGGCTCAGGTGGCCATCCTCCTGGCTGAAGTGGATAAGGTAGCAAGGTTAGCAGATGGCAGTTACTGCCCCATCATCTTGTGCGGGGACCTCAACTCTGTCCCTGACTCGCCACTCTACAACTTCATCAGGAATGGACAACTCCAGTACCAAGGCATGCCAGCTTGGAAG GTGTCTGGGCAGGAAGATTTCTCCCATCAGCTTTACCAGCGGAAGCTGCTGACCCCACTGTGGCCTAGCTCCTTGGGCATCACTGACAGCTGTCAGTACGTTACTCCCTGTCACCCCAAGAGATCAG AGAGACGCAAGTATGGCCGGGACTTCCTGCTGCGTTTCCGCTTCTGTGACAGTGCCTTCCAGCGGCCGATGGGACTGGTCCTGATTGAAGGAGTGACAGATGCTAGACCAG AGCGTCCTGCTGGCTGGTCCCAGTCTCTCCCTGAAGCGGACCCACCTGATCCGGAACCCTTCTTCCCCAG GGCTTCGGGCACCATCCAGCATAGCCTCAACCTGACCTCAGTTTATAGCCACTTCCTGCCCCAGCAAGGCCGCCCAGAGGTCACCACAATGCCCTTGGGTCTTGGAGCGACAGTGGATTACATTTTCTTCTCGGCTGAACCCTGCGAAAATGGACACAGAGCGAGTGAGTCTG GTCGCAGGCTATACCGGGACGGAGCCCTCAAGTTGCTTGGccgtctctccctcctctccgaAGATGTCCTTTGGGCTGCCAATGGCTTACCCAACCCCTTCTGTTCTTCAGACCACCTCTGCCTGTTGGCCAGCTTTGGGATGGAGGTCACCGCCCCATGA
- the ANGEL1 gene encoding protein angel homolog 1 isoform X3: protein MMYPAGPGSGDSPEGFPEQQRLQPQIGDCTARTLDAFFTCRKNALLAKSSSPQVEGGFAMAPRGLDQEEREGLLHQWREEGASRLPSSVNEGPPLEKGLASGSLALLMASPEEQRDAASEDKWSNVQLSDLRATETLEEPFSDLAGIPGEEQLEGVDGTVWTAVPMQAGPQFADCAVLPVGTLTTERWEEDPAVVAWSIAPESVPEEEAPVWPFEGLGQLQPPPVEIPYHEILWREWEDLSVQPDPQGLDSGEAPQFQFTVMSYNILAQDLVQQSSELYMHCHPDILNWNYRFSNLVQEFQHWDPDILCLQEVQEDHYWEQLEPTLRMMGFTCFYKRRTGCKTDGCAVCYKHSRFRLLCASPVEYFRPGLELLNRDNVGLVLLLQPLVPESLGQITVGPLCVANTHVLYNPRRGDVKLAQVAILLAEVDKVARLADGSYCPIILCGDLNSVPDSPLYNFIRNGQLQYQGMPAWKVSGQEDFSHQLYQRKLLTPLWPSSLGITDSCQYVTPCHPKRSERRKYGRDFLLRFRFCDSAFQRPMGLVLIEGVTDARPERPAGWSQSLPEADPPDPEPFFPRASGTIQHSLNLTSVYSHFLPQQGRPEVTTMPLGLGATVDYIFFSAEPCENGHRASESGRRLYRDGALKLLGRLSLLSEDVLWAANGLPNPFCSSDHLCLLASFGMEVTAP from the exons ATGATGTACCCAGCCGGTCCTGGGTCTGGAGACTCCCCAGAAGGCTTTCCTGAACAACAGAGACTCCAGCCACAAATTGGAGACTGCACAGCCCGGACACTGG ATGCTTTCTTCACGTGTCGGAAAAATGCTCTCCTGGCCAAGAGCTCGTCCCCCCAGGTGGAGGGTGGCTTTGCCATGGCCCCTCGGGGCCTAGACCAGGAAGAGCGGGAAGGCCTGCTGCACCAGTGGCGAGAGGAAGGGGCCAGCAGGCTGCCCTCATCTGTCAATGAAGGGCCTCCTCTAGAGAAGGGGCTGGCCTCAGGCAGCTTGGCTCTTTTGATGGCCAGCCCTGAAGAGCAGCGGGATGCTGCTTCAGAGGATAAGTGGTCCAATGTTCAGCTGAGTGACTTGCGGGCTACAGAGACCCTGGAGGAGCCTTTCTCCGACTTGGCTGGGATCCCAGGAGAGGAGCAGCTGGAAGGTGTGGATGGCACAGTATGGACTGCTGTCCCAATGCAGGCAGGACCCCAATTTGCAGATTGTGCTGTCCTGCCTGTGGGCACCCTTACTACAGAGCGGTGGGAAGAGGACCCTGCAGTTGTGGCTTGGAGCATAGCACCAGAGTCAGTGCCAGAGGAGGAAGCACCAGTTTGGCCCTTTGAGGGTCTTGGTCAATTGCAGCCTCCTCCGGTTGAAATACCTTATCATG AAATCTTGTGGCGAGAATGGGAGGATCTCTCTGTCCAGCCAGATCCTCAAGGCCTAGATTCGGGGGAGGCTCCTCAGTTCCAGTTTACTGTCATGTCATATAATATCCTGGCCCAGGACCTGGTACAACAGAGCTCTGAGCTCTACATGCACTGCCATCCAGACATTCTGAATTGGAATTATCGATTCTCCAACCTTGTGCAGGAATTCCAGCACTGGGACCCTGAC ATTCTTTGTCTCCAGGAGGTTCAGGAAGACCACTACTGGGAACAACTAGAGCCAACACTGCGGATGATGG GCTTTACTTGTTTCTACAAGAGGAGGACTGGGTGTAAGACAGATGGCTGTGCTGTTTGCTACAAACATTCCAGGTTCCGACTGCTTTGTGCCAGTCCTGTGGAGTATTTCCGGCCTGGTCTGGAGCTCCTTAACCGGGATAATGTGGGATTGGTTCTGCTACTACAGCCACTGGTCCCAGAGAGCTTGGGACAGATAACCGTGGGTCCCCTGTGTGTGGCCAACACCCATGTGCTGTACAACCCCCGTAGGGGTGATGTCAAGCTGGCTCAGGTGGCCATCCTCCTGGCTGAAGTGGATAAGGTAGCAAGGTTAGCAGATGGCAGTTACTGCCCCATCATCTTGTGCGGGGACCTCAACTCTGTCCCTGACTCGCCACTCTACAACTTCATCAGGAATGGACAACTCCAGTACCAAGGCATGCCAGCTTGGAAG GTGTCTGGGCAGGAAGATTTCTCCCATCAGCTTTACCAGCGGAAGCTGCTGACCCCACTGTGGCCTAGCTCCTTGGGCATCACTGACAGCTGTCAGTACGTTACTCCCTGTCACCCCAAGAGATCAG AGAGACGCAAGTATGGCCGGGACTTCCTGCTGCGTTTCCGCTTCTGTGACAGTGCCTTCCAGCGGCCGATGGGACTGGTCCTGATTGAAGGAGTGACAGATGCTAGACCAG AGCGTCCTGCTGGCTGGTCCCAGTCTCTCCCTGAAGCGGACCCACCTGATCCGGAACCCTTCTTCCCCAG GGCTTCGGGCACCATCCAGCATAGCCTCAACCTGACCTCAGTTTATAGCCACTTCCTGCCCCAGCAAGGCCGCCCAGAGGTCACCACAATGCCCTTGGGTCTTGGAGCGACAGTGGATTACATTTTCTTCTCGGCTGAACCCTGCGAAAATGGACACAGAGCGAGTGAGTCTG GTCGCAGGCTATACCGGGACGGAGCCCTCAAGTTGCTTGGccgtctctccctcctctccgaAGATGTCCTTTGGGCTGCCAATGGCTTACCCAACCCCTTCTGTTCTTCAGACCACCTCTGCCTGTTGGCCAGCTTTGGGATGGAGGTCACCGCCCCATGA
- the ANGEL1 gene encoding protein angel homolog 1 isoform X4 yields MMYPAGPGSGDSPEGFPEQQRLQPQIGDCTARTLDAFFTCRKNALLAKSSSPQVEGGFAMAPRGLDQEEREGLLHQWREEGASRLPSSVNEGPPLEKGLASGSLALLMASPEEQRDAASEDKWSNVQLSDLRATETLEEPFSDLAGIPGEEQLEGVDGTVWTAVPMQAGPQFADCAVLPVGTLTTERWEEDPAVVAWSIAPESVPEEEAPVWPFEGLGQLQPPPVEIPYHEILWREWEDLSVQPDPQGLDSGEAPQFQFTVMSYNILAQDLVQQSSELYMHCHPDILNWNYRFSNLVQEFQHWDPDILCLQEVQEDHYWEQLEPTLRMMGFTCFYKRRTGCKTDGCAVCYKHSRFRLLCASPVEYFRPGLELLNRDNVGLVLLLQPLVPESLGQITVGPLCVANTHVLYNPRRGDVKLAQVAILLAEVDKVARLADGSYCPIILCGDLNSVPDSPLYNFIRNGQLQYQGMPAWKVSGQEDFSHQLYQRKLLTPLWPSSLGITDSCQYVTPCHPKRSERRKYGRDFLLRFRFCDSAFQRPMGLVLIEGVTDARPERPAGWSQSLPEADPPDPEPFFPRASGTIQHSLNLTSVYSHFLPQQGRPEVTTMPLGLGATVDYIFFSAEPCENGHRASRRLYRDGALKLLGRLSLLSEDVLWAANGLPNPFCSSDHLCLLASFGMEVTAP; encoded by the exons ATGATGTACCCAGCCGGTCCTGGGTCTGGAGACTCCCCAGAAGGCTTTCCTGAACAACAGAGACTCCAGCCACAAATTGGAGACTGCACAGCCCGGACACTGG ATGCTTTCTTCACGTGTCGGAAAAATGCTCTCCTGGCCAAGAGCTCGTCCCCCCAGGTGGAGGGTGGCTTTGCCATGGCCCCTCGGGGCCTAGACCAGGAAGAGCGGGAAGGCCTGCTGCACCAGTGGCGAGAGGAAGGGGCCAGCAGGCTGCCCTCATCTGTCAATGAAGGGCCTCCTCTAGAGAAGGGGCTGGCCTCAGGCAGCTTGGCTCTTTTGATGGCCAGCCCTGAAGAGCAGCGGGATGCTGCTTCAGAGGATAAGTGGTCCAATGTTCAGCTGAGTGACTTGCGGGCTACAGAGACCCTGGAGGAGCCTTTCTCCGACTTGGCTGGGATCCCAGGAGAGGAGCAGCTGGAAGGTGTGGATGGCACAGTATGGACTGCTGTCCCAATGCAGGCAGGACCCCAATTTGCAGATTGTGCTGTCCTGCCTGTGGGCACCCTTACTACAGAGCGGTGGGAAGAGGACCCTGCAGTTGTGGCTTGGAGCATAGCACCAGAGTCAGTGCCAGAGGAGGAAGCACCAGTTTGGCCCTTTGAGGGTCTTGGTCAATTGCAGCCTCCTCCGGTTGAAATACCTTATCATG AAATCTTGTGGCGAGAATGGGAGGATCTCTCTGTCCAGCCAGATCCTCAAGGCCTAGATTCGGGGGAGGCTCCTCAGTTCCAGTTTACTGTCATGTCATATAATATCCTGGCCCAGGACCTGGTACAACAGAGCTCTGAGCTCTACATGCACTGCCATCCAGACATTCTGAATTGGAATTATCGATTCTCCAACCTTGTGCAGGAATTCCAGCACTGGGACCCTGAC ATTCTTTGTCTCCAGGAGGTTCAGGAAGACCACTACTGGGAACAACTAGAGCCAACACTGCGGATGATGG GCTTTACTTGTTTCTACAAGAGGAGGACTGGGTGTAAGACAGATGGCTGTGCTGTTTGCTACAAACATTCCAGGTTCCGACTGCTTTGTGCCAGTCCTGTGGAGTATTTCCGGCCTGGTCTGGAGCTCCTTAACCGGGATAATGTGGGATTGGTTCTGCTACTACAGCCACTGGTCCCAGAGAGCTTGGGACAGATAACCGTGGGTCCCCTGTGTGTGGCCAACACCCATGTGCTGTACAACCCCCGTAGGGGTGATGTCAAGCTGGCTCAGGTGGCCATCCTCCTGGCTGAAGTGGATAAGGTAGCAAGGTTAGCAGATGGCAGTTACTGCCCCATCATCTTGTGCGGGGACCTCAACTCTGTCCCTGACTCGCCACTCTACAACTTCATCAGGAATGGACAACTCCAGTACCAAGGCATGCCAGCTTGGAAG GTGTCTGGGCAGGAAGATTTCTCCCATCAGCTTTACCAGCGGAAGCTGCTGACCCCACTGTGGCCTAGCTCCTTGGGCATCACTGACAGCTGTCAGTACGTTACTCCCTGTCACCCCAAGAGATCAG AGAGACGCAAGTATGGCCGGGACTTCCTGCTGCGTTTCCGCTTCTGTGACAGTGCCTTCCAGCGGCCGATGGGACTGGTCCTGATTGAAGGAGTGACAGATGCTAGACCAG AGCGTCCTGCTGGCTGGTCCCAGTCTCTCCCTGAAGCGGACCCACCTGATCCGGAACCCTTCTTCCCCAG GGCTTCGGGCACCATCCAGCATAGCCTCAACCTGACCTCAGTTTATAGCCACTTCCTGCCCCAGCAAGGCCGCCCAGAGGTCACCACAATGCCCTTGGGTCTTGGAGCGACAGTGGATTACATTTTCTTCTCGGCTGAACCCTGCGAAAATGGACACAGAGCGA GTCGCAGGCTATACCGGGACGGAGCCCTCAAGTTGCTTGGccgtctctccctcctctccgaAGATGTCCTTTGGGCTGCCAATGGCTTACCCAACCCCTTCTGTTCTTCAGACCACCTCTGCCTGTTGGCCAGCTTTGGGATGGAGGTCACCGCCCCATGA
- the ANGEL1 gene encoding protein angel homolog 1 isoform X5: MIGSCLCYLLLPAARLCRVLSDAFFTCRKNALLAKSSSPQVEGGFAMAPRGLDQEEREGLLHQWREEGASRLPSSVNEGPPLEKGLASGSLALLMASPEEQRDAASEDKWSNVQLSDLRATETLEEPFSDLAGIPGEEQLEGVDGTVWTAVPMQAGPQFADCAVLPVGTLTTERWEEDPAVVAWSIAPESVPEEEAPVWPFEGLGQLQPPPVEIPYHEILWREWEDLSVQPDPQGLDSGEAPQFQFTVMSYNILAQDLVQQSSELYMHCHPDILNWNYRFSNLVQEFQHWDPDILCLQEVQEDHYWEQLEPTLRMMGFTCFYKRRTGCKTDGCAVCYKHSRFRLLCASPVEYFRPGLELLNRDNVGLVLLLQPLVPESLGQITVGPLCVANTHVLYNPRRGDVKLAQVAILLAEVDKVARLADGSYCPIILCGDLNSVPDSPLYNFIRNGQLQYQGMPAWKVSGQEDFSHQLYQRKLLTPLWPSSLGITDSCQYVTPCHPKRSERRKYGRDFLLRFRFCDSAFQRPMGLVLIEGVTDARPERPAGWSQSLPEADPPDPEPFFPRASGTIQHSLNLTSVYSHFLPQQGRPEVTTMPLGLGATVDYIFFSAEPCENGHRASESGRRLYRDGALKLLGRLSLLSEDVLWAANGLPNPFCSSDHLCLLASFGMEVTAP, encoded by the exons ATGATCGGGTCGTGCCTGTGCTACCTGCTGCTGCCCGCGGCGCGCCTGTGCCGCGTTCTCTCAG ATGCTTTCTTCACGTGTCGGAAAAATGCTCTCCTGGCCAAGAGCTCGTCCCCCCAGGTGGAGGGTGGCTTTGCCATGGCCCCTCGGGGCCTAGACCAGGAAGAGCGGGAAGGCCTGCTGCACCAGTGGCGAGAGGAAGGGGCCAGCAGGCTGCCCTCATCTGTCAATGAAGGGCCTCCTCTAGAGAAGGGGCTGGCCTCAGGCAGCTTGGCTCTTTTGATGGCCAGCCCTGAAGAGCAGCGGGATGCTGCTTCAGAGGATAAGTGGTCCAATGTTCAGCTGAGTGACTTGCGGGCTACAGAGACCCTGGAGGAGCCTTTCTCCGACTTGGCTGGGATCCCAGGAGAGGAGCAGCTGGAAGGTGTGGATGGCACAGTATGGACTGCTGTCCCAATGCAGGCAGGACCCCAATTTGCAGATTGTGCTGTCCTGCCTGTGGGCACCCTTACTACAGAGCGGTGGGAAGAGGACCCTGCAGTTGTGGCTTGGAGCATAGCACCAGAGTCAGTGCCAGAGGAGGAAGCACCAGTTTGGCCCTTTGAGGGTCTTGGTCAATTGCAGCCTCCTCCGGTTGAAATACCTTATCATG AAATCTTGTGGCGAGAATGGGAGGATCTCTCTGTCCAGCCAGATCCTCAAGGCCTAGATTCGGGGGAGGCTCCTCAGTTCCAGTTTACTGTCATGTCATATAATATCCTGGCCCAGGACCTGGTACAACAGAGCTCTGAGCTCTACATGCACTGCCATCCAGACATTCTGAATTGGAATTATCGATTCTCCAACCTTGTGCAGGAATTCCAGCACTGGGACCCTGAC ATTCTTTGTCTCCAGGAGGTTCAGGAAGACCACTACTGGGAACAACTAGAGCCAACACTGCGGATGATGG GCTTTACTTGTTTCTACAAGAGGAGGACTGGGTGTAAGACAGATGGCTGTGCTGTTTGCTACAAACATTCCAGGTTCCGACTGCTTTGTGCCAGTCCTGTGGAGTATTTCCGGCCTGGTCTGGAGCTCCTTAACCGGGATAATGTGGGATTGGTTCTGCTACTACAGCCACTGGTCCCAGAGAGCTTGGGACAGATAACCGTGGGTCCCCTGTGTGTGGCCAACACCCATGTGCTGTACAACCCCCGTAGGGGTGATGTCAAGCTGGCTCAGGTGGCCATCCTCCTGGCTGAAGTGGATAAGGTAGCAAGGTTAGCAGATGGCAGTTACTGCCCCATCATCTTGTGCGGGGACCTCAACTCTGTCCCTGACTCGCCACTCTACAACTTCATCAGGAATGGACAACTCCAGTACCAAGGCATGCCAGCTTGGAAG GTGTCTGGGCAGGAAGATTTCTCCCATCAGCTTTACCAGCGGAAGCTGCTGACCCCACTGTGGCCTAGCTCCTTGGGCATCACTGACAGCTGTCAGTACGTTACTCCCTGTCACCCCAAGAGATCAG AGAGACGCAAGTATGGCCGGGACTTCCTGCTGCGTTTCCGCTTCTGTGACAGTGCCTTCCAGCGGCCGATGGGACTGGTCCTGATTGAAGGAGTGACAGATGCTAGACCAG AGCGTCCTGCTGGCTGGTCCCAGTCTCTCCCTGAAGCGGACCCACCTGATCCGGAACCCTTCTTCCCCAG GGCTTCGGGCACCATCCAGCATAGCCTCAACCTGACCTCAGTTTATAGCCACTTCCTGCCCCAGCAAGGCCGCCCAGAGGTCACCACAATGCCCTTGGGTCTTGGAGCGACAGTGGATTACATTTTCTTCTCGGCTGAACCCTGCGAAAATGGACACAGAGCGAGTGAGTCTG GTCGCAGGCTATACCGGGACGGAGCCCTCAAGTTGCTTGGccgtctctccctcctctccgaAGATGTCCTTTGGGCTGCCAATGGCTTACCCAACCCCTTCTGTTCTTCAGACCACCTCTGCCTGTTGGCCAGCTTTGGGATGGAGGTCACCGCCCCATGA